Proteins encoded together in one Mastacembelus armatus chromosome 15, fMasArm1.2, whole genome shotgun sequence window:
- the sertad2b gene encoding LOW QUALITY PROTEIN: SERTA domain-containing protein 2b (The sequence of the model RefSeq protein was modified relative to this genomic sequence to represent the inferred CDS: deleted 1 base in 1 codon), whose protein sequence is MFGKGAKRKLDEDEEGLEGKTLEASVADGGLGLTPEGLSKVSYTLQRQTIFNISLMKLYSQRPLGEPSLERRVLINNMLRRIQDELKQEGSLRPLLLPPSPPPDDPMDEGFREAPPSFGVLSAAAGTTQASQPSALLIPVIAPPPSPHPMVPPSYQASQASPTRVVACPTPLEACLTPASLLEEDVGDSAFCAPSPPTPPLSPPPVQPPPLSSALLSQASPRVPVPALSIDGFSSSLSDLELGPPTAITRTAAANNTTVTTSPAPTPLTQPSHLTPVSPSPTGPSRDCRTMGAKPEAAGILLAEARCAELRSMDTLATLPPSGVVDISASPSSPPSSSSPSGFLSDLALDDVLFADIDTSMYDFDPCTTAGAVGVTAGGGLAKLSPVVTADDLLKSLTSPYSGSTPQVSANQPFKIDLTELDHIMEVLVGS, encoded by the exons ATGTTTGGTAAAGGTGCGAAGCGGAAGCTGGACGAGGATGAAGAGGGGCTGGAAGGCAAAACGCTGGAGGCATCTGTGGCAGATGGGGGACTAGGCCTCACTCCCGAGGGTCTGTCCAAGGTGTCGTACACCCTGCAACGCCAGACCATCTTCAACATTTCTCTGATGAAATTGTATAGCCAGCGGCCGCTTGGTGAGCCCAGCTTGGAGCGCCGTGTTCTCATCAACAACATGCTGCGACGCATCCAGGACGAGCTCAAACAGGAAGGCTCCCTGCGGCCGCTGCTCCTGCCACCATCTCCGCCGCCTGATGACCCCATGGATGAGGGTTTTCGTGAGGCACCTCCTTCCTTTGGTGTtttgtcagcagcagcaggaacgaCACAGGCATCCCAGCCTTCTGCGCTGTTGATTCCGGTCATTGCTCCACCGCCTTCACCACACCCAATGGTGCCTCCCAGCTACCAGGCATCACAGGCCTCCCCCACCCGTGTGGTGGCCTGCCCCACCCCTCTAGAAGCCTGCCTCACTCCAGCCTCTTTACTGGAGGAGGATGTGGGTGATTCAGCCTTTTGTGCTCCATCCCCGCCCACTCCTCCTTTGTCACCTCCCCCAGTGCAGCCTCCCCCCTTATCTTCAGCACTTCTGAGCCAGGCCTCCCCCAGGGTCCCTGTGCCTGCCTTGTCCATTGACggtttctcctcttctctgagTGACCTGGAGTTGGGTCCTCCCACAGCCATAACAAGGACAGCAGCAGCTAATAATACGACCGTGACTACCTCCCCAGCTCCTACGCCACTCACCCAGCCCTCCCACTTGACCCCTGTTTCTCCATCACCCACAGGCCCATCTAGAGACTGCAGGACCATGGGTGCTAAACCAGAGGCAGCTGGTATATTGCTAGCAGAAGCTCGCTGTGCGGAGCTCCGGTCGATGGACACTCTGGCCACATTGCCCCCTAGTGGCGTCGTAGACATTTCCGCCTCTCCTTCCTCC CCCCCGTCCTCTTCCTCACCCTCTGGGTTTCTCTCAGATTTGGCATTGGATGATGTCCTATTCGCCGACATTGACACGTCCATGTATGACTTTGACCCCTGTACAACAGCAGGGGCTGTGGGTGTCACAGCAGGTGGTGGCCTCGCCAAACTGTCTCCGGTGGTGACGGCAGATGACCTCCTTAAATCACTTACATCACCGTACAGTGGCTCCACCCCCCAGGTTTCAGCCAATCAGCCTTTCAAAATTGATCTAACAGAACTGGACCACATCATGGAGGTGTTGGTGGGTTCGTAA